The proteins below are encoded in one region of Aspergillus nidulans FGSC A4 chromosome III:
- a CDS encoding uncharacterized protein (transcript_id=CADANIAT00006184), with amino-acid sequence MAANHPIHIHPARPFYRFAATALGASMWFFLMYRAKKDGPALLGWKHPWDH; translated from the exons ATGGCGGCGAATCACCCAATCCATATCCATCCTGCTCGACCTTTTTACCGCTTCGCGGCGACTGCCCTGGGCGCGAGCATGTGGTTTTTC CTGATGTATCGGGCTAAGAAGGACGGGCCTGCTTTGCTTGGTTGGAAGCACCCGTGGGATCATTGA